Proteins from one Streptomyces sp. NBC_00289 genomic window:
- a CDS encoding oxidoreductase has protein sequence MNEGAGIRGGDLPNELTAAEAGMWQAFRNGSVYDLSSGDTVVDDPHGGHPWGVERTVRARIVCWLLLDGPPALAGRVSSLKLAGVQISGVLDLAGGTVVPYVEMRGCRFEREVLVPEAHFTTARLVDCSVPRLEAARVHTEGDLHLPRCRFHNGVRLTDAHIGTDLLMNQAIVHRDRSGRSIAADGITVGQDLQAELLESEGELSLRSAKIGVSLSLRGARLSNPYGPLALNAPQLTVGRTLYLTPAGVGASMLSGATPARGTRIQRFECRGGVRLDDGRFGDALDLERARFIFTDDQELSLRRVQVPELRFLGERPRRGKVVLSGARVVNLVDRASAWPGPGNLHMGGFGYENLVPQGPFPLTERVEWVAAATAEYNPEPYERLAAVLRTGGEDEDAREVLLAKQRRRRESLPLAAKLWGYVQDWTVAYGYRPGRAAVWMAVLWAAGSLAFAHAGAPPASGGAHPVWNPALFALDLLLPVIDFGQAGSWQLRGGWQWLAAALVLLGWILATTVAAGATRLLRRN, from the coding sequence GTGAACGAGGGGGCCGGCATCCGCGGCGGGGACCTGCCGAACGAACTGACCGCCGCCGAGGCCGGCATGTGGCAGGCCTTCCGCAACGGCAGCGTGTACGACCTGAGCAGCGGGGACACGGTCGTCGACGATCCGCACGGCGGGCATCCCTGGGGCGTCGAGCGGACCGTGCGGGCCCGCATCGTGTGCTGGCTGCTCCTGGACGGCCCGCCCGCGCTCGCCGGCCGGGTGTCCTCCCTGAAGCTGGCCGGCGTGCAGATCAGCGGTGTCCTGGACCTCGCGGGCGGCACGGTGGTGCCGTACGTCGAGATGCGCGGCTGCCGGTTCGAGCGGGAGGTGCTGGTGCCCGAGGCCCACTTCACGACCGCGCGGCTGGTGGACTGCTCGGTCCCGCGCCTGGAGGCTGCCCGGGTCCACACCGAGGGCGACCTGCACCTGCCGCGCTGCCGCTTCCACAACGGCGTACGACTCACCGACGCGCACATCGGTACGGATCTGCTGATGAACCAGGCGATCGTCCACCGCGACCGCAGCGGCCGCTCGATCGCCGCGGACGGCATCACCGTGGGCCAGGACCTGCAGGCCGAGCTCCTCGAGTCGGAGGGCGAGCTGAGCCTGCGCAGCGCCAAGATCGGCGTCTCGCTGAGCCTGCGCGGCGCCCGGCTGTCCAACCCGTACGGCCCGCTCGCCCTGAACGCCCCGCAGCTGACCGTCGGGCGCACGCTGTATCTGACCCCGGCGGGCGTCGGCGCCTCGATGCTGAGCGGGGCGACCCCCGCGCGCGGGACGCGGATCCAGCGGTTCGAGTGCCGGGGCGGGGTGCGACTGGACGACGGGCGGTTCGGGGACGCGCTCGACCTCGAGCGGGCCCGGTTCATCTTCACCGACGACCAGGAGCTGTCGCTGCGCCGCGTCCAGGTGCCCGAGCTGCGCTTCCTCGGGGAGCGGCCGCGGCGCGGCAAGGTGGTCCTGTCGGGCGCGCGGGTCGTCAACCTCGTCGACCGGGCGAGCGCCTGGCCGGGCCCCGGCAATCTGCACATGGGCGGCTTCGGCTACGAGAACCTCGTGCCGCAGGGCCCGTTCCCGTTGACGGAGCGGGTGGAGTGGGTGGCGGCGGCGACCGCCGAGTACAACCCGGAGCCGTACGAGCGGCTGGCGGCGGTGCTGCGGACCGGCGGCGAGGACGAGGACGCGCGCGAGGTGCTCCTGGCCAAGCAGCGCCGCCGCCGCGAGAGCCTGCCGCTCGCCGCCAAGCTCTGGGGATACGTGCAGGACTGGACGGTCGCCTACGGATACCGGCCGGGCCGGGCCGCCGTGTGGATGGCGGTGCTGTGGGCGGCGGGCTCGCTCGCCTTCGCCCACGCGGGCGCTCCTCCGGCGAGCGGCGGCGCGCACCCGGTGTGGAACCCGGCCCTGTTCGCTCTGGACCTGCTGCTGCCGGTCATCGACTTCGGCCAGGCGGGTTCCTGGCAGCTGCGCGGCGGCTGGCAGTGGCTGGCCGCCGCGCTGGTCCTGCTGGGCTGGATCCTGGCGACGACGGTGGCCGCGGGGGCGACGAGGCTGCTGCGACGCAACTGA
- the priA gene encoding bifunctional 1-(5-phosphoribosyl)-5-((5-phosphoribosylamino)methylideneamino)imidazole-4-carboxamide isomerase/phosphoribosylanthranilate isomerase PriA, whose protein sequence is MSKLELLPAVDVRDGQAVRLVHGESGTETSYGSPLEAALAWQRSGAEWLHLVDLDAAFGTGDNRALISEVAGAMDIKVELSGGIRDDDTLAAALATGCTRVNLGTAALETPEWVAKVIAQHGDKIAVGLDVRGTTLRGRGWTRDGGDLYEMLERLNSEGCARYVVTDIAKDGTLQGPNLELLRNVCAATDRPVVASGGVSSLDDLRAIAELVPLGVEGSIVGKALYAKAFTLEEALEAVAK, encoded by the coding sequence GTGAGCAAGCTCGAACTGCTTCCGGCCGTCGACGTCCGCGACGGCCAGGCCGTCCGCCTGGTGCACGGCGAGTCCGGCACCGAGACCTCGTACGGTTCCCCGCTCGAGGCCGCCCTCGCCTGGCAGCGGTCGGGCGCCGAGTGGCTGCACCTGGTCGACCTGGACGCGGCGTTCGGCACCGGCGACAACCGGGCGCTGATCTCCGAGGTGGCCGGGGCGATGGACATCAAGGTGGAGCTGTCCGGCGGTATCCGCGACGACGACACGCTGGCCGCCGCCCTGGCCACCGGCTGCACCCGGGTGAATCTCGGCACGGCCGCCCTGGAGACCCCGGAGTGGGTCGCCAAGGTGATCGCCCAGCACGGCGACAAGATCGCGGTCGGTCTCGACGTACGGGGCACGACCCTGCGCGGCCGCGGCTGGACGCGGGACGGCGGCGACCTCTACGAGATGCTGGAGCGCCTCAACTCCGAGGGCTGCGCGCGGTACGTGGTGACGGACATCGCCAAGGACGGCACGCTCCAGGGCCCGAACCTGGAGCTGCTGAGGAACGTCTGCGCGGCCACCGACCGCCCGGTCGTCGCCTCCGGTGGCGTGTCCTCCCTGGACGACCTGCGCGCCATCGCCGAGCTGGTGCCGCTCGGTGTCGAGGGCTCGATCGTCGGGAAGGCCCTGTACGCGAAGGCGTTCACCCTGGAAGAGGCCCTGGAGGCGGTAGCCAAGTGA
- a CDS encoding ArsR/SmtB family transcription factor → MARMENRPITDLGTLKALAHPLRMQLYRGLCVAGTATASQLADQVDEAVSLVSYHLRKLAEHGLIEAAEAQSGDGRERWWQPSSEGVSVRDQDFRDAPERAAAHLAATRLFHDQRAAMYRRYLDERPTWGPEWNSAAPDSESLLRLTATELDELRAELLALARKYDELGRAAEAAGDTEGRENVALHVYGFPFRV, encoded by the coding sequence ATGGCTCGCATGGAGAACCGCCCCATCACGGACCTGGGCACCCTCAAGGCCCTCGCCCACCCGCTGCGCATGCAGCTCTACCGGGGTCTGTGCGTGGCCGGTACGGCGACCGCCTCACAGCTGGCCGACCAGGTCGACGAGGCCGTGTCACTGGTCAGCTACCACCTGCGGAAGCTGGCCGAGCACGGGCTGATCGAGGCGGCCGAAGCGCAGAGCGGGGACGGCCGGGAGCGCTGGTGGCAGCCCTCCTCGGAGGGCGTGAGCGTCCGCGACCAGGACTTCCGGGACGCCCCGGAGCGAGCCGCCGCCCACCTCGCGGCCACCCGGCTCTTCCACGACCAGCGCGCCGCCATGTACCGCCGCTACCTCGACGAACGGCCCACCTGGGGCCCCGAATGGAACTCCGCCGCCCCCGACAGTGAGTCCCTGCTGCGGCTCACCGCCACCGAACTCGACGAGCTGCGCGCCGAGTTGCTGGCCCTCGCCAGGAAGTACGACGAGCTGGGCCGGGCCGCCGAGGCCGCCGGCGACACCGAAGGGCGCGAGAACGTCGCGCTGCACGTGTACGGATTCCCGTTCCGCGTCTGA
- a CDS encoding LON peptidase substrate-binding domain-containing protein, translating to MTSVRLPLFPLNSVLFPGLVLPLNIFEERYRAMMRELIKTPEDEPRRFAVVAIRDGHEVARSAPGLPDPTAVPERGPAAGFGTDPLKAFSAIGCVADAATIRERADGSFEVLATGTTRVRLVSVDASGPFLTAELEELPEDPGDEAGALAEGVLRAFRQYQKRLAGARERSLSTGADLPDDPSVVSYLVAAAMMLDTPTKQRLLQAPDTASRLRDELKLLRAETAIIRNLPSLPASELTRGPTSLN from the coding sequence GTGACCAGTGTCCGGCTCCCGCTCTTCCCCCTGAACTCGGTTCTGTTCCCGGGGCTCGTGCTTCCTCTGAACATCTTCGAGGAGCGCTACCGCGCCATGATGCGCGAACTGATCAAGACCCCCGAGGACGAACCGCGCCGGTTCGCCGTCGTGGCGATCCGCGACGGCCACGAGGTGGCCCGGAGCGCGCCCGGCCTGCCCGACCCGACGGCGGTGCCGGAGCGCGGGCCCGCGGCCGGCTTCGGCACGGACCCGCTCAAGGCGTTCTCGGCGATCGGCTGCGTCGCGGACGCCGCCACGATCCGCGAGCGGGCCGACGGCAGCTTCGAGGTACTGGCGACCGGCACGACCCGGGTGCGGCTGGTGTCGGTCGACGCGTCGGGCCCCTTCCTGACGGCCGAGCTGGAGGAGCTGCCGGAGGACCCCGGCGACGAGGCCGGCGCCCTGGCGGAAGGGGTGCTGCGCGCCTTCCGCCAGTACCAGAAGCGGCTGGCCGGGGCGCGGGAGCGCTCGCTCTCCACGGGCGCCGATTTGCCGGACGACCCCTCCGTCGTGTCCTACCTGGTGGCCGCCGCGATGATGCTGGACACCCCGACCAAGCAACGCCTCCTCCAGGCCCCCGACACCGCCTCCCGACTGCGCGACGAACTGAAACTCCTTCGCGCGGAGACCGCGATCATCCGTAACCTGCCGTCGTTGCCCGCGTCGGAGCTGACGCGCGGCCCGACCAGTCTCAACTGA
- a CDS encoding RidA family protein yields the protein MSDVRRVTTGAPWEDAFGYSRAVELPNGLVLISGCTSIVDGEIAGGDPYEQTVNSFNVAFAALEQLGLGREDVVRTRMYITHARDVEDVGRAHKELFDAVRPAASMLIVSGFVDPSLVVEVEVEAFRGVSA from the coding sequence GTGAGCGATGTGCGACGCGTGACGACCGGTGCGCCCTGGGAGGACGCCTTCGGCTACTCCCGCGCGGTGGAGCTGCCGAACGGTCTGGTGCTGATCTCCGGCTGCACGTCGATCGTGGACGGCGAGATCGCCGGGGGCGATCCGTACGAGCAGACGGTCAACTCCTTCAACGTCGCGTTCGCGGCGCTGGAGCAGCTGGGTCTGGGCCGGGAGGACGTCGTGCGTACGCGCATGTACATCACCCACGCCCGGGACGTGGAGGACGTCGGACGGGCGCACAAGGAGCTGTTCGACGCCGTCCGGCCGGCCGCCTCCATGCTCATCGTCTCCGGCTTCGTGGACCCCAGCCTGGTCGTCGAGGTCGAGGTGGAGGCGTTCCGGGGGGTGTCCGCATGA
- the hisH gene encoding imidazole glycerol phosphate synthase subunit HisH → MELSAATKVVVFDYGFGNVRSAERALARTGAEVEITRDYDKAMNADGLLVPGVGAFAACMQGLKEARGDWIIGRRLAGGRPVMGICVGMQILFARGIEHGVETEGLDEWPGAVEPLQADIVPHMGWNTVEAPVGSELFAGLDTDARFYFVHSYAVHDWSLETGNPALRPPLVTWSTHGKPFVAAVENGALWATQFHPEKSGDAGAQLLTNWIGTL, encoded by the coding sequence CTGGAATTGAGCGCAGCCACGAAGGTCGTGGTCTTCGACTACGGCTTCGGCAACGTCCGCTCCGCCGAGCGTGCCCTCGCCCGCACGGGCGCCGAGGTCGAGATCACCCGTGACTACGACAAGGCCATGAACGCCGACGGGCTGCTGGTACCGGGCGTCGGGGCCTTCGCCGCCTGCATGCAGGGCCTCAAGGAGGCCCGCGGGGACTGGATCATCGGCCGCCGGCTGGCGGGTGGCCGTCCCGTGATGGGCATCTGCGTCGGCATGCAGATCCTGTTCGCTCGCGGCATCGAGCACGGCGTCGAGACCGAGGGCCTCGACGAGTGGCCCGGCGCGGTCGAGCCGCTGCAGGCCGACATCGTGCCCCACATGGGCTGGAACACCGTCGAGGCACCGGTCGGCTCCGAGCTGTTCGCGGGGCTGGACACGGACGCCCGCTTCTACTTCGTGCACTCCTACGCCGTGCACGACTGGAGCCTGGAGACCGGGAACCCGGCGCTGCGCCCCCCGCTGGTCACCTGGTCGACGCACGGCAAGCCCTTCGTGGCCGCCGTGGAGAACGGCGCCCTGTGGGCCACGCAGTTCCACCCCGAGAAGTCCGGCGACGCCGGAGCCCAGCTCCTCACCAACTGGATCGGAACACTGTGA
- the hisD gene encoding histidinol dehydrogenase, whose product MISRIDLRGDALPEGPALRDLLPRADFDVAAALEKVRPICEAVHHRGDAALIDFAEKFDGVRLESVRVPARAIADALEALDPAVRAALEESIRRARLVHREQRRTGHTTQVVPGGSVTEKWVPVERVGLYAPGGRSVYPSSVIMNVVPAQEAGVGSIALASPAQADFGGLPHPTILAACALLGVDEVYAAGGATAVAMFAYGTESCPPANMVTGPGNIWVAAAKRYFTGKIGIDAEAGPTEIAVLADDSADPVHVAADLISQAEHDPLAAAVLVTDSLALAEAVEKELEPQVAATKHIDDRIVPALKGRQSAIVLVDGVDEGLRVVDAYGAEHLEIQTADAAAVADRVKNAGAIFIGPWAPVSLGDYAAGSNHVLPTGGCACHSSGLSVQSFLRGIHIVDYTRDALAEVAHHVVTLAEAEDLPAHGAAIKARFGWKVPASK is encoded by the coding sequence GTGATCTCCCGAATCGATCTGCGCGGCGACGCCCTCCCCGAGGGCCCCGCCCTGCGCGACCTGCTGCCCCGAGCCGACTTCGACGTCGCGGCCGCCCTGGAGAAGGTGCGCCCGATCTGCGAGGCCGTGCATCATCGGGGCGACGCGGCGCTGATCGACTTCGCCGAGAAGTTCGACGGCGTACGCCTGGAGTCGGTACGGGTTCCGGCGCGGGCGATCGCGGACGCGCTGGAGGCACTCGACCCGGCCGTGCGCGCGGCCCTGGAGGAGTCCATCCGCCGCGCCCGTCTGGTCCACCGCGAGCAGCGCCGTACGGGCCACACCACGCAGGTCGTGCCCGGCGGTTCGGTGACCGAGAAGTGGGTGCCGGTCGAGCGGGTCGGGCTGTACGCCCCCGGCGGCCGGTCCGTCTACCCGTCGTCCGTGATCATGAACGTGGTGCCGGCGCAGGAGGCCGGCGTCGGGTCGATCGCGCTCGCCTCCCCGGCGCAGGCCGACTTCGGCGGTCTGCCGCACCCGACGATCCTCGCCGCGTGCGCGCTGCTCGGCGTCGACGAGGTGTACGCGGCCGGTGGCGCGACCGCCGTCGCGATGTTCGCGTACGGCACCGAGTCCTGCCCGCCCGCCAACATGGTCACCGGCCCCGGCAACATCTGGGTCGCCGCCGCCAAGCGCTACTTCACCGGCAAGATCGGCATCGACGCCGAGGCCGGCCCGACCGAGATCGCGGTCCTCGCCGACGACAGCGCCGACCCGGTGCACGTCGCCGCCGACCTGATCAGCCAGGCCGAGCACGACCCGCTGGCGGCCGCCGTGCTCGTCACCGACTCCCTCGCGCTCGCGGAAGCGGTCGAGAAGGAGCTGGAGCCGCAGGTCGCGGCCACCAAGCACATCGACGACCGGATCGTGCCCGCGCTGAAGGGCCGGCAGTCCGCCATCGTCCTGGTCGACGGCGTCGACGAGGGGCTCCGGGTGGTCGACGCGTACGGCGCCGAGCACCTGGAGATCCAGACGGCCGACGCGGCCGCCGTGGCGGACCGGGTGAAGAACGCCGGCGCGATCTTCATCGGCCCCTGGGCGCCGGTCTCGCTCGGCGACTACGCGGCCGGCTCCAACCACGTCCTGCCCACCGGCGGCTGTGCCTGCCACTCCTCCGGCCTGTCCGTCCAGTCCTTCCTGCGCGGCATCCACATCGTCGACTACACGCGGGACGCGCTGGCCGAGGTCGCGCACCACGTGGTGACGCTGGCGGAGGCGGAGGACCTGCCGGCCCACGGGGCGGCGATCAAGGCCAGGTTCGGGTGGAAGGTACCGGCGAGCAAGTGA
- the hisB gene encoding imidazoleglycerol-phosphate dehydratase HisB, translating into MTREGRVGRVERTTKETSVVVEIDLDGTGQVDVATGVGFYDHMLDQLGRHGLFDLTVKTEGDLHIDSHHTIEDTALALGAAFKQALGDKVGIYRFGNCTVPLDESLAQVTVDLSGRPYLVHTEPEKMAPMIGEYDTTMTRHILESFVAQAQIALHVHVPYGRNAHHIVECQFKALARALRYASERDPRAAGILPSTKGAL; encoded by the coding sequence ATGACCCGCGAAGGACGCGTCGGCAGAGTCGAGCGCACCACCAAGGAGACATCGGTCGTCGTCGAGATCGACCTCGACGGCACCGGCCAGGTCGATGTGGCGACCGGCGTCGGCTTCTACGACCACATGCTCGACCAGCTCGGCCGGCACGGTCTGTTCGACCTCACCGTGAAGACCGAGGGCGACCTGCACATCGACTCCCACCACACCATCGAGGACACCGCCCTCGCGCTCGGCGCCGCCTTCAAGCAGGCGCTCGGCGACAAGGTGGGGATCTACCGGTTCGGGAACTGCACGGTCCCGCTGGACGAGTCGCTGGCCCAGGTCACCGTCGACCTGTCCGGCCGGCCCTACCTCGTGCACACCGAGCCCGAGAAGATGGCGCCGATGATCGGCGAGTACGACACCACGATGACCCGGCACATCCTGGAGTCCTTCGTCGCCCAGGCCCAGATCGCGCTGCACGTGCACGTGCCCTACGGGCGCAACGCGCACCACATCGTGGAGTGCCAGTTCAAGGCGCTCGCGCGGGCGCTGCGCTACGCCTCCGAGCGCGACCCGCGCGCGGCCGGCATCCTCCCCTCCACGAAGGGCGCGCTGTGA
- the hisF gene encoding imidazole glycerol phosphate synthase subunit HisF, translating into MTLAVRVIPCLDVDNGRVVKGVNFQNLRDAGDPVEMAKVYDAEGADELTFLDITASSGNRETTYDVVRRTAEQVFIPLTVGGGVRTAEDVDKLLRAGADKVGVNTAAIARPDLIREIAERFGRQVLVLSVDARRTESGSFEVTTHGGRKGTGIDAVEWAHRAAELGAGEILLNSMDADGTKDGYDLEMIAAVRKHVSVPVIASGGAGRLADFAPAVAAGADAVLAASVFHFGDLRIGEVKDALREAGRPVR; encoded by the coding sequence ATGACCCTGGCCGTACGCGTGATCCCCTGCCTGGACGTGGACAACGGCCGGGTCGTCAAGGGCGTCAACTTCCAGAACCTGCGCGACGCGGGCGACCCCGTCGAGATGGCGAAGGTGTACGACGCCGAGGGTGCCGACGAGCTGACGTTCCTGGACATCACGGCCTCGTCGGGCAACCGCGAGACCACCTACGACGTGGTGCGCCGCACGGCCGAGCAGGTCTTCATCCCGCTCACGGTCGGCGGCGGCGTCCGCACGGCCGAGGACGTGGACAAGCTGCTGCGGGCGGGCGCGGACAAGGTGGGCGTCAACACGGCCGCCATCGCCCGCCCGGATCTCATCCGCGAGATCGCGGAGCGCTTCGGCCGTCAGGTGCTGGTCCTGTCCGTGGACGCCCGGCGTACGGAGTCCGGCTCCTTCGAGGTGACCACGCACGGCGGCCGCAAGGGCACCGGGATCGACGCCGTCGAGTGGGCGCACCGGGCCGCCGAGCTCGGCGCGGGCGAGATCCTGCTCAACTCGATGGACGCGGACGGCACGAAGGACGGCTACGACCTGGAGATGATCGCGGCCGTCCGCAAGCACGTGAGTGTTCCCGTGATCGCCTCCGGCGGCGCGGGCCGGCTGGCCGACTTCGCGCCGGCCGTCGCGGCGGGCGCGGACGCGGTGCTGGCGGCGTCCGTGTTCCACTTCGGCGATCTGCGGATCGGCGAGGTGAAGGACGCACTTCGGGAGGCGGGCCGACCCGTCAGGTGA
- a CDS encoding histidinol-phosphate transaminase, which yields MNFGIDDLPVRDELRGKSPYGAPQLDVPVRLNTNENPYPLPEALVERITERVREAARNLNRYPDRDAVELRTQLARYLTDTSGHEVGLANLWAANGSNEVIQQLLQTFGGPGRTAIGFEPSYSMHGLIARGTGTGWISGPRNEDFTIDLAAAEKAVAEHGPDVVFVTTPNNPTGTAVPPETVIALYEAAQAAKPSMVVVDEAYVEFSHGDSLLPLIEGRPNLVVSRTMSKAFGAAGLRLGYLAAHPAVVDAVQLVRLPYHLSAVTQATALAALEHTGTLLGYVEQLKSERDRLVTELVAMGYEVTASDANFVQFGRFDDAHEVWQQILDRGVLVRDNGVPGRLRVTAGTPAENDAFLDAVRELVSYVGGTPTPPKEQSA from the coding sequence GTGAACTTCGGAATCGACGATCTCCCCGTACGGGACGAGCTGCGCGGCAAGTCCCCCTACGGCGCGCCCCAGTTGGACGTCCCCGTACGGCTGAACACCAACGAGAACCCGTACCCGCTGCCCGAGGCGCTGGTCGAGCGGATCACCGAGCGGGTGCGCGAGGCGGCCCGCAACCTCAACCGCTACCCCGACCGGGACGCGGTGGAGCTGCGCACCCAGCTCGCCAGGTACCTGACGGACACCTCCGGTCACGAGGTAGGGCTCGCGAACCTCTGGGCGGCCAACGGCTCCAACGAGGTCATCCAGCAGCTGCTGCAGACCTTCGGCGGACCGGGCCGTACGGCGATCGGCTTCGAGCCGTCGTACTCGATGCACGGTCTCATCGCGCGCGGCACGGGCACCGGGTGGATCTCCGGCCCGCGCAACGAGGACTTCACCATCGATCTCGCGGCGGCCGAGAAGGCCGTCGCCGAGCACGGGCCGGACGTCGTCTTCGTCACGACCCCCAACAACCCCACCGGCACCGCGGTCCCGCCCGAGACGGTGATCGCGCTGTACGAGGCCGCGCAGGCCGCCAAGCCGTCGATGGTGGTGGTCGACGAGGCCTACGTCGAGTTCAGCCACGGCGACTCGTTGCTGCCGCTGATCGAGGGGCGGCCGAACCTGGTCGTCTCCCGGACCATGTCGAAGGCCTTCGGCGCGGCCGGTCTGCGCCTCGGCTACCTCGCCGCGCACCCTGCGGTGGTGGACGCGGTGCAGCTGGTACGGCTGCCGTACCACCTCTCGGCGGTCACCCAGGCGACCGCCCTGGCCGCCCTGGAGCACACCGGCACCCTGCTCGGGTACGTCGAGCAGCTGAAGTCCGAGCGGGACCGGCTGGTCACCGAACTGGTGGCGATGGGCTACGAGGTGACCGCCTCCGACGCGAACTTCGTGCAGTTCGGGCGGTTCGACGACGCCCACGAGGTGTGGCAGCAGATCCTCGACCGGGGCGTCCTGGTCCGGGACAACGGCGTACCGGGCCGACTGCGCGTCACCGCCGGGACCCCGGCCGAGAACGACGCGTTCCTCGACGCGGTCCGTGAACTGGTGAGTTACGTGGGGGGCACCCCCACACCCCCGAAGGAGCAGAGCGCATGA